The following coding sequences lie in one Apium graveolens cultivar Ventura chromosome 3, ASM990537v1, whole genome shotgun sequence genomic window:
- the LOC141714904 gene encoding uncharacterized protein At2g29880-like, with amino-acid sequence MADSQSAKKRAGCDQWTVDESNALLELMVDAASRGWRDNSGIFTKQIVIIRILPQLNKRFKCNKTYNNYQSRLKWFKNRYLSYSTLMSFRSGFGYDPISKRFTAPNEVWEEYIKVNSNLYAIIHVNG; translated from the coding sequence ATGGCTGATTCGCAAAGTGCCAAAAAGAGAGCTGGTTGTGATCAGTGGACGGTAGACGAGAGTAATGCGTTATTAGAACTTATGGTTGATGCAGCGAGTCGAGGATGGCGTGATAATAGTGGTATCTTTACTAAACAAATAGTAATCATTCGAATTCTTCCTCAGCTTAATAAAAGATTTAAGTGTAATAAGACGTATAACAATTATCAAAGTCGACTAAAATGGTTCAAAAATCGGTATCTCTCTTATTCAACTCTTATGAGTTTTAGATCTGGATTTGGATATGATCCTATTTCTAAGAGATTCACTGCTCCAAATGAAGTCTGGGAAGAGTACATAAAGGTAAATTCAAATCTTTATGCTATTATTCATGTGAACGgttaa